Proteins encoded together in one Caldicellulosiruptor saccharolyticus DSM 8903 window:
- a CDS encoding alpha-L-fucosidase, producing MEEYLKTIQQGPFSPTWESLRQFKCPQWFLDAKFGIWAHWGPQSVPMYGDWYARNIYREGEPQYYYHWRKYGHPSKVGYKDIVQMWKAEKFNPEELIDLYIKAGAKYFVAQAVHHDNFDNWNSRYHRWNAVNMGPKKDIVGMWAKAARERGLPFGVSEHLAASFSWFAPSKGCDSKGPYKGVPYDGNDPVYEDFYHPNRDEYELEKQHGKIVNWYSQNTQWHMKWFLRIKDLIDQYEPDFLYSDGGVPFGEIGLSIVAHLYNTSAKNHDGINQAVYTQKDTNPDVYKIGVLDIERGAAEDILPHPWQTDTCVGGWFYDVRAVYKTPEQVIEMLIDIVSKGGNLLLNIPQKPDGTLDDECLYILDEIAKWMKVNAEAIYATRPWIRYGEGPTKAQGGAFQEKRLEWTKEDFRFTQKDGKIFAFQMKWPEDNRAIIKSLGLSSGISVKEVKLLGFEDKLEFKQLDNALIIKLPEKYCSTGYPHCFCIK from the coding sequence ATGGAGGAGTATTTAAAAACCATCCAACAAGGTCCATTCTCACCAACATGGGAATCTTTAAGGCAGTTCAAATGTCCTCAATGGTTTTTAGATGCCAAGTTTGGTATTTGGGCGCACTGGGGGCCTCAATCGGTTCCTATGTATGGTGACTGGTATGCACGCAATATTTATAGAGAAGGAGAGCCACAGTATTACTACCATTGGCGAAAGTATGGGCATCCTTCAAAGGTTGGTTACAAAGACATAGTTCAGATGTGGAAGGCCGAAAAGTTTAATCCAGAGGAACTAATTGATCTGTATATCAAAGCAGGGGCAAAATATTTTGTTGCTCAGGCTGTTCACCACGATAACTTTGATAACTGGAATTCCCGATACCATAGGTGGAATGCAGTAAATATGGGTCCCAAAAAAGATATTGTTGGAATGTGGGCAAAGGCTGCAAGGGAAAGAGGTCTTCCGTTTGGTGTATCAGAACATTTAGCAGCAAGCTTTTCATGGTTTGCACCAAGCAAAGGATGTGATTCAAAAGGCCCATATAAGGGTGTTCCATATGATGGAAATGACCCTGTCTATGAGGATTTTTATCACCCAAATAGGGACGAGTATGAGTTAGAAAAACAGCATGGAAAGATTGTCAATTGGTACTCGCAAAATACACAGTGGCATATGAAATGGTTTTTAAGAATAAAAGATTTAATCGACCAGTATGAACCAGACTTTTTGTATTCAGATGGTGGTGTTCCATTTGGTGAGATTGGTCTGAGTATAGTTGCGCATCTTTACAATACAAGTGCCAAGAATCACGATGGTATAAATCAAGCAGTGTACACTCAAAAAGACACAAATCCGGATGTGTATAAAATTGGTGTTTTGGACATTGAACGTGGAGCAGCCGAAGATATTCTACCTCATCCATGGCAGACAGATACATGTGTAGGTGGCTGGTTTTATGATGTAAGAGCTGTATATAAAACTCCTGAGCAGGTAATTGAAATGCTTATTGATATTGTCAGCAAAGGTGGAAACCTTCTTTTAAACATTCCACAAAAACCAGATGGCACATTGGATGATGAGTGTCTTTATATTCTTGATGAGATTGCAAAATGGATGAAAGTAAATGCAGAAGCCATATATGCAACACGTCCATGGATAAGATATGGAGAAGGTCCGACAAAAGCTCAAGGTGGAGCTTTCCAGGAGAAAAGGCTTGAGTGGACAAAAGAGGATTTTAGATTTACCCAAAAAGATGGAAAGATTTTTGCTTTTCAAATGAAATGGCCAGAAGATAACAGAGCAATCATCAAAAGTTTGGGACTGTCAAGCGGTATCTCTGTCAAAGAGGTAAAACTTTTGGGTTTTGAAGATAAGCTTGAATTTAAACAGCTCGATAACGCACTGATAATCAAATTGCCAGAGAAGTACTGCAGCACAGGGTATCCACACTGTTTTTGCATAAAGTAA
- a CDS encoding glycerate kinase: MKYLVAPDKYKGSFDASVASEIIKEAIIEVDKSAEVFQLPLADGGEGTLTALSKIFGAKIEEVEVSDPLFRKIKSRIGFFEDKAIIEMAECSGLLLLKDEERNPLYTTTYGVGELIKYAISKKVKEIIIGIGGSATNDAGVGMLNSLGMKFLDENGEELKPIGQNLVKIKKIDDSEFLKDALKVKFTVLCDVTNPLYGENGAAYVFAPQKGADENAVKLLDMGLRNFANVAKEYLGKDLSLSSGAGAAGGLGFALLAFLNAQYVSGIDYILSASNAEEHVKWADIIITGEGRFDRQSLSGKSTIGIATLGAKFSKMVIVISGSIDCPFEEYSKEGITSIFSIVDMASSLDRCLKEAPRLLKETTKSIVNLILRSKNL; this comes from the coding sequence TTGAAATATTTGGTTGCACCGGATAAATATAAAGGGTCGTTTGACGCTTCAGTTGCATCTGAGATAATAAAAGAAGCTATTATTGAGGTTGACAAAAGCGCAGAAGTTTTCCAGCTTCCGCTTGCTGACGGTGGAGAAGGAACTCTGACAGCTCTGTCTAAAATCTTTGGTGCCAAAATAGAAGAGGTTGAGGTAAGTGACCCTCTTTTTAGGAAGATAAAAAGCAGGATAGGATTTTTTGAAGACAAAGCAATTATTGAAATGGCAGAATGTTCAGGACTTCTTCTTTTAAAAGATGAAGAAAGAAATCCCCTTTACACAACAACATACGGTGTTGGTGAGCTCATTAAATACGCAATTTCAAAGAAAGTGAAAGAAATCATCATTGGCATTGGTGGGTCTGCAACAAATGATGCAGGAGTTGGGATGCTAAATAGCCTTGGTATGAAATTTCTGGACGAAAATGGAGAAGAGTTAAAACCAATTGGGCAAAACTTGGTAAAAATAAAAAAGATTGATGATTCAGAATTTTTGAAAGATGCTCTCAAGGTAAAATTTACAGTTTTGTGTGATGTGACAAATCCGCTTTATGGAGAAAACGGTGCAGCGTATGTATTTGCACCTCAAAAAGGGGCAGACGAAAATGCTGTAAAGCTTCTTGATATGGGACTTAGGAATTTTGCAAATGTTGCCAAAGAGTATCTTGGAAAAGACTTATCGCTATCCAGCGGAGCTGGTGCTGCAGGGGGTTTAGGATTTGCGCTTCTTGCTTTTTTGAACGCTCAGTATGTATCGGGAATAGATTATATACTCAGCGCTTCAAATGCAGAAGAACATGTCAAATGGGCAGATATTATTATCACAGGTGAAGGAAGATTTGACAGGCAAAGCCTATCTGGAAAATCTACAATTGGAATTGCAACACTTGGGGCAAAGTTCAGCAAGATGGTAATTGTTATTTCAGGGTCTATTGATTGTCCTTTTGAAGAATATTCAAAAGAAGGCATAACTTCAATTTTCTCTATCGTTGATATGGCATCATCGCTTGACAGATGTCTCAAAGAAGCACCACGGCTTTTGAAAGAAACTACAAAGAGTATTGTGAATTTGATTTTAAGATCAAAAAATCTTTAA
- the rplM gene encoding 50S ribosomal protein L13, whose translation MKTYLAKPNEVPKKWYVIDATGKPLGRLAAKIAVILRGKHKPQFTPNVDTGDYVIVVNAEKVVLTGKKLDKDGYRYHTKYPGGLKFIPYRRLLEKHPEKAIEIAVRGMLPKNRLRDRFMRKLKVYRGPNHPHAAQKPEVLEI comes from the coding sequence ATGAAGACATACCTTGCAAAGCCAAATGAAGTTCCAAAGAAGTGGTATGTGATAGATGCAACAGGAAAACCGCTGGGAAGGCTTGCAGCTAAAATTGCTGTGATTTTGAGAGGAAAACATAAACCCCAGTTTACACCTAATGTTGACACTGGAGACTATGTAATTGTGGTAAATGCTGAGAAGGTTGTTTTAACAGGTAAAAAGCTTGACAAGGATGGATACAGATATCATACAAAGTATCCTGGGGGACTTAAGTTCATACCATATCGCAGACTTCTTGAAAAGCATCCAGAAAAGGCAATTGAAATTGCGGTGCGCGGAATGCTTCCTAAAAATAGGCTGAGAGATAGGTTCATGAGAAAGCTAAAAGTCTACAGAGGACCAAATCATCCACATGCTGCACAAAAGCCAGAAGTGCTGGAAATTTAG
- the rpsI gene encoding 30S ribosomal protein S9 has product MAQIRYYATGRRKTSVAKVWLSPGNGKIIVNDKNMEEYFPLETLRIIVKQPLTLTETLNKYDVIAKVKGGGLSGQAGALRHGIARALVLADPTLRPVLKKAGFLTRDPRMVERKKYGLKKARRAPQFSKR; this is encoded by the coding sequence GTGGCACAGATTAGATATTATGCAACTGGTAGAAGGAAAACTTCTGTTGCTAAGGTTTGGCTTTCACCTGGAAATGGTAAGATTATTGTGAACGATAAGAACATGGAAGAGTATTTTCCTCTTGAGACATTGAGAATTATTGTAAAGCAGCCATTGACACTTACTGAAACACTCAACAAATATGATGTAATTGCAAAGGTTAAAGGTGGCGGGCTTTCTGGCCAAGCAGGTGCACTGCGCCATGGTATTGCAAGAGCGCTTGTGCTTGCTGACCCAACACTCAGACCTGTTTTGAAAAAAGCAGGATTTCTCACAAGAGACCCACGTATGGTGGAAAGAAAGAAGTACGGTCTCAAGAAAGCAAGAAGAGCACCCCAGTTTTCAAAAAGATAA
- a CDS encoding ammonium transporter: MNYADIVWVLISTALVMLMTPAVGLFYGGMVRRKNLLSTITMSALTLGIISIEWVLVGYSMAFGPDRFGLIGTLDWAGLRNVGYKPNPDYAATIPHLLFMAFQMMFAVITPALIVGAYVERIKFSSYILFTLLWALFVYNPVAHWVWAKGGWLKNLGALDFAGGTVVHITAGVSALALSLVLRPRKDFGKVQMEPNNVPLTLLGAFLLWFGWFGFNGGSSLAANEIGVNAFVVTNVAAASAAVSWMIISWLYKKPSAIGIATGAIVGLVAITPASGYVNALSAIVIGAVASVISFYFIRLRERLKLDETLDVWACHGMGGTWGALATGIFASKAVNPGGNDGLIFGNFQLFVVQILSVAVVWAFSFVITFIIAKILDKTVGLAVTYEEETVGLDISQHGEEAYGGI, from the coding sequence ATGAACTATGCTGATATTGTATGGGTTTTAATTTCAACTGCTTTGGTTATGCTGATGACACCAGCGGTAGGTCTTTTTTATGGTGGTATGGTCAGAAGAAAAAATCTTCTTTCAACAATTACCATGTCAGCGTTGACTTTGGGGATAATTAGCATTGAATGGGTACTGGTTGGCTACAGCATGGCGTTTGGCCCTGACAGGTTTGGTTTGATTGGCACCTTAGATTGGGCAGGGCTGAGGAATGTGGGGTATAAACCAAATCCTGACTATGCGGCCACAATCCCACACCTTTTGTTCATGGCATTTCAAATGATGTTTGCTGTTATTACCCCGGCTTTAATTGTAGGTGCGTATGTAGAAAGAATAAAATTTAGCAGTTATATACTTTTTACATTACTATGGGCTCTGTTTGTCTACAACCCTGTCGCACATTGGGTGTGGGCAAAAGGTGGATGGCTCAAAAACTTGGGCGCTTTGGATTTTGCAGGCGGCACTGTTGTGCACATTACTGCTGGTGTGTCAGCTTTAGCACTATCACTTGTACTAAGACCCAGGAAAGATTTTGGTAAAGTTCAGATGGAACCAAATAATGTGCCACTTACATTACTTGGGGCGTTTTTGCTCTGGTTTGGATGGTTTGGTTTCAATGGTGGTAGCAGTCTTGCTGCAAACGAGATTGGTGTCAACGCATTTGTTGTAACAAATGTAGCTGCTGCTTCTGCAGCAGTTTCCTGGATGATTATAAGCTGGCTTTACAAAAAACCAAGTGCAATTGGAATTGCAACAGGTGCGATTGTTGGACTTGTTGCAATAACACCTGCATCAGGTTATGTAAATGCTCTTTCAGCAATTGTAATAGGTGCAGTTGCATCTGTAATCTCATTCTACTTTATAAGACTTCGCGAAAGATTAAAGCTTGATGAGACTTTGGATGTATGGGCATGCCATGGCATGGGTGGAACTTGGGGGGCGCTTGCGACAGGCATATTTGCAAGCAAGGCGGTAAACCCTGGCGGAAATGATGGTTTGATATTTGGAAACTTTCAGTTATTTGTGGTACAGATACTTTCTGTAGCTGTTGTGTGGGCTTTTTCATTTGTAATTACATTTATAATAGCGAAAATTCTTGACAAGACAGTTGGGCTTGCTGTGACATATGAAGAGGAGACAGTTGGTCTTGACATATCCCAGCATGGCGAAGAAGCTTATGGCGGAATTTAA
- a CDS encoding P-II family nitrogen regulator, whose protein sequence is MKKIEAIIREEKLNDLKECLEKEGIYGMTVMRVKGRGIQRGITLQWRAGSYTVDLLPKVLVMIVVSDEKFEKVIDIILECCSTGNPGDGKIFVSEVSEVIRISSKERNVRI, encoded by the coding sequence ATGAAAAAGATTGAAGCTATTATCAGGGAAGAAAAACTCAATGACCTCAAGGAGTGCTTAGAAAAAGAAGGAATCTATGGCATGACAGTTATGAGAGTAAAAGGAAGAGGTATACAGCGTGGCATTACCCTGCAGTGGAGAGCTGGAAGCTATACCGTTGATCTTCTTCCGAAAGTTCTTGTGATGATTGTTGTGAGCGATGAGAAGTTTGAAAAGGTTATTGACATTATTCTGGAGTGCTGCTCAACTGGCAACCCAGGTGATGGTAAGATATTTGTCTCAGAGGTAAGTGAGGTTATCAGAATTAGCAGCAAAGAAAGAAATGTAAGGATTTAG
- a CDS encoding glycosyltransferase: MKVLHLISGGDTGGAKTHIINLCSKLKNLVKLKIICFMYGPFYDEVKNAGIDIDVIPQRSRFDLSVVDKIYQMIEHEGYDIIHCHGARANFIGMFLKRKVKNRPFITTIHSDFDLDFQDVFYKRIIFSYLNKVSLKRFDYFISVGSALIDKIKSLGVDEKKIFLLYNGFDFAKEISFEEKDAFLSRYMDKSVYQSKTIVGNLSRLYKVKGLDVFIKAANLVVKDNPNVIFLIGGSGPQREYLQNMINEFKLNDKVFLLGNIRNPYDFFNAIDINVISSYSETFPYSILEATALEKCCISSKVGSVPDLIEDGENGFLFEVGDYKELSKKIETLLNNKELITTFGKRLSQKAKEKFSAENMAKMQFEIYKKIIQKI; the protein is encoded by the coding sequence ATGAAGGTCTTGCATTTAATAAGTGGTGGAGATACTGGGGGTGCAAAAACACATATCATAAACCTTTGTTCAAAATTAAAAAATCTGGTTAAGCTGAAGATTATTTGTTTTATGTATGGACCATTTTATGATGAGGTAAAAAATGCTGGAATTGACATAGATGTTATCCCGCAACGTTCACGATTTGATTTGAGTGTTGTTGACAAGATATATCAAATGATAGAGCATGAGGGGTACGATATAATTCACTGTCACGGTGCAAGGGCAAACTTTATCGGAATGTTTCTCAAAAGAAAGGTCAAAAACAGACCCTTTATAACAACCATACATAGTGATTTTGATTTGGATTTTCAGGATGTGTTTTATAAAAGGATTATTTTTTCGTACTTGAACAAAGTCTCACTAAAAAGATTTGACTATTTTATTTCTGTTGGATCTGCCTTGATTGATAAGATTAAAAGTTTAGGAGTAGATGAAAAGAAAATTTTTCTTTTGTACAACGGATTTGACTTCGCCAAAGAGATAAGCTTTGAAGAAAAAGATGCATTTTTATCAAGGTACATGGACAAATCTGTATATCAATCTAAAACAATTGTAGGAAACTTAAGCAGGTTATATAAAGTAAAGGGATTAGACGTTTTTATTAAAGCTGCAAACTTGGTTGTTAAAGATAACCCTAATGTGATTTTTTTAATTGGTGGCAGTGGTCCCCAAAGGGAGTATCTTCAAAATATGATAAATGAGTTTAAATTAAATGACAAAGTTTTTTTGCTTGGCAATATAAGAAATCCATATGATTTTTTCAACGCAATAGACATAAATGTAATTAGTTCATATTCAGAGACATTCCCATACTCAATCTTAGAGGCAACAGCTCTTGAAAAATGCTGTATCTCAAGTAAAGTAGGTTCTGTCCCTGACTTGATTGAAGATGGTGAAAATGGCTTTTTGTTCGAGGTAGGAGATTATAAAGAACTTTCTAAAAAAATAGAAACTCTTTTAAATAACAAAGAACTTATTACAACTTTTGGCAAAAGACTTTCTCAAAAAGCAAAAGAAAAATTTTCAGCTGAGAATATGGCAAAAATGCAATTTGAGATTTACAAAAAGATTATACAAAAAATTTAA
- the radA gene encoding DNA repair protein RadA — MVYVCQECGYKTSKWLGKCPNCSSWDTFVGEYIDEKKKDITKSPKNSLVPLKLSDVATEEERFLCGIDELDNVLGGGFVKGELILLGGEPGIGKSTLLLQVGSVLSKRMKVLYVSGEEGANQLKIRAERLKINGDIEILCETNFDLVEKLILELKPEFIIIDSIQTMYIPDNQSAPGSVTQVRDVTMKLLKLAKSLKITIVIVGHVTKDGLIAGPRVLEHMVDCVLYFEGERFNTFRIIRAYKNRFGPTNQLGIFEMTDSGLVEVKNPSSLFLESSYNVEGVAIYSAIEGTRAILLEIQALTTPTSFGTPRRTVTGIDYNRCVMLCAVLEKKVGLPLNVQDIYVNVAGGFKVTEPAADLAIVCAIASSYKGVPIGDNVLIGEVGLTGEIRAVNSIEKRLNEAKKLGFERAIIPKRNSENLSSDFGMKIYAMSNIEEVFDFIF, encoded by the coding sequence ATGGTTTATGTCTGTCAAGAATGTGGCTACAAGACCTCAAAGTGGCTGGGAAAGTGTCCAAACTGCTCAAGCTGGGACACATTTGTGGGAGAGTACATAGATGAAAAGAAAAAAGATATTACAAAATCTCCCAAAAATAGCTTGGTCCCTTTAAAGCTTTCAGATGTAGCAACCGAGGAGGAAAGATTCCTCTGTGGCATTGATGAGCTTGACAATGTCCTTGGTGGTGGTTTTGTAAAGGGTGAGCTGATTTTACTTGGTGGTGAGCCAGGGATAGGGAAGTCAACTTTGCTTTTGCAGGTTGGAAGTGTCCTAAGCAAGAGGATGAAGGTATTGTATGTCTCAGGTGAAGAAGGGGCAAACCAGTTAAAGATCAGAGCAGAAAGGCTAAAAATAAATGGTGATATTGAGATTTTGTGTGAGACAAACTTTGACCTTGTTGAAAAACTGATTTTGGAACTAAAACCAGAGTTTATCATAATAGATTCTATTCAGACAATGTATATTCCAGATAATCAATCAGCTCCGGGAAGTGTTACACAGGTTAGAGATGTGACAATGAAACTTTTGAAACTGGCAAAAAGCTTAAAAATTACAATTGTAATTGTTGGACATGTCACAAAAGACGGACTTATTGCCGGGCCAAGGGTTTTAGAGCATATGGTTGACTGTGTTTTATATTTTGAAGGTGAGCGATTTAATACATTTAGAATTATAAGAGCTTACAAGAATCGATTTGGACCAACAAACCAGCTTGGGATATTTGAGATGACCGATAGCGGGCTTGTTGAGGTAAAAAATCCTTCAAGTCTTTTTTTAGAGAGTAGCTACAATGTAGAAGGAGTTGCTATTTACTCTGCAATTGAAGGGACGCGTGCTATTTTATTGGAGATTCAGGCACTGACCACCCCGACATCTTTTGGTACACCACGAAGGACTGTGACCGGAATTGACTATAACAGATGTGTAATGCTTTGTGCAGTACTTGAAAAAAAGGTTGGTCTTCCTTTGAATGTTCAGGATATATATGTAAATGTTGCAGGTGGATTTAAGGTTACAGAACCTGCGGCAGACCTTGCAATTGTGTGTGCAATTGCCTCAAGTTATAAGGGCGTGCCGATTGGAGATAATGTATTAATAGGTGAAGTGGGTTTAACCGGCGAGATTAGAGCAGTAAATAGCATTGAAAAAAGGCTAAATGAGGCTAAAAAACTGGGCTTTGAAAGGGCAATAATTCCAAAGAGGAATTCAGAAAATTTGTCTTCAGATTTTGGAATGAAGATATATGCAATGTCAAATATAGAAGAAGTATTTGATTTTATATTCTAA
- a CDS encoding 4Fe-4S double cluster binding domain-containing protein yields the protein MILKELKEMLIKEGASDVGISNIHEYLPAELKMFKTCITVAVRLSDAIVNEIVDSPTFTYYHHYKAVNNLIDLLTLKGVLFLESKGYFAMSVAASQSVHGKDNGFSGVLSHKIGAVLSGMGFIGKNNLFVHNRFGPRVRLGTILTTYEPEEKIENHIMEPQCGQCNLCIISCPAQALRGSTWYFGIDRNEMIDPHACSTYMKEKFKYIGRGQVCGICMRVCPYGNEVKR from the coding sequence ATGATCTTAAAAGAATTAAAAGAAATGCTAATTAAAGAAGGCGCAAGTGACGTTGGTATTTCAAATATACATGAATACCTTCCAGCTGAACTAAAAATGTTTAAAACCTGCATAACTGTAGCTGTAAGACTTTCTGACGCTATCGTAAATGAAATTGTGGATTCACCCACATTTACATATTACCACCATTACAAGGCAGTAAATAACCTCATTGACCTTTTGACTTTAAAAGGAGTATTATTTTTAGAATCAAAAGGATATTTTGCAATGAGCGTTGCAGCATCACAGAGTGTCCATGGCAAAGACAACGGTTTTTCAGGAGTTTTATCTCACAAGATAGGAGCAGTTTTGTCTGGCATGGGGTTTATAGGGAAAAACAACCTTTTTGTTCACAATAGATTTGGTCCGAGAGTAAGGCTTGGAACAATACTTACAACATATGAACCAGAAGAAAAGATTGAAAATCATATAATGGAGCCTCAATGTGGACAGTGCAATCTCTGTATTATAAGCTGCCCAGCACAGGCACTTCGTGGAAGTACATGGTACTTTGGCATTGATAGAAATGAGATGATAGACCCCCATGCATGTAGCACTTACATGAAGGAAAAGTTTAAGTATATAGGGCGTGGCCAGGTTTGTGGTATATGCATGAGGGTCTGTCCTTACGGAAATGAGGTCAAAAGATAG
- a CDS encoding DUF1540 domain-containing protein, translated as MPDRITCNVSDCMYWDNKRCTAPSIEVSVDGGGSTAHGTKEKTNCHTYTLRR; from the coding sequence ATGCCAGATAGAATCACCTGTAATGTCTCTGATTGCATGTACTGGGACAACAAAAGATGTACAGCTCCATCAATTGAAGTCTCAGTTGATGGTGGTGGTTCAACAGCTCACGGCACAAAAGAAAAAACAAATTGTCACACATACACTTTAAGAAGATAA
- the csaB gene encoding polysaccharide pyruvyl transferase CsaB, whose protein sequence is MKNIVISGYYGQLNTGDEAILRVLVDRLKEYERESNSSLNIVVLSSRPELTARLYNVESVNRKKIPSVIKAIKRCDIFISGGGSLFQNETSNRSLYYYLFQILVAKLFGKKVFIFSQGIGPIKRWYNILLFKHVIKLADYITVRDYDSFDFLHKLKINKEVELSADPAFLLNPCCDQKIQKLLEEYDIDFSKKTVGIVVRKWKKEKNMTDKIAEIADILIENEGYNVIFIPFQGKWDIIKINEIVSKMKNRPYVLSEKLSAHELLGIFKKLDLVVGMRLHALVFAAKMGVKFIGISYDPKIDSFLKIYGFKPAGYVDSFDENNVLISVQYMLSDGKVTKKIDEITKNMTQKAEKAFEILREALNNIKKKDSINILGVRIDCVNFKKAKEKCLEFLNSSSPHIVFTPNVEMIMLAQKDEKFKKILNSSDLNVPDGIGVVWASKYFGEKLYERVTGFDLMMELMPELERHQKRVFLLGAKPSVAEKAKENLLKIFKNLSICGTHHGYFSQEENEKVIELINSSKADVVFVAMGMKKQEEWIYKNKKKLNCKLIMGVGGSLDVLSGEVKRAPKIFQKLGLEWFYRLITQPWRFKRMLALPKFIFVVLKTKLFGGR, encoded by the coding sequence ATGAAAAATATTGTTATATCGGGATATTACGGACAATTAAATACTGGTGATGAGGCAATTCTGAGGGTTTTAGTTGACAGACTGAAAGAATATGAAAGAGAGAGCAACAGTAGCTTAAATATAGTTGTATTATCTTCAAGACCAGAACTGACAGCAAGGCTTTATAATGTGGAATCTGTCAACAGGAAAAAGATTCCTTCTGTTATAAAGGCAATTAAAAGATGTGATATTTTTATTTCTGGCGGGGGAAGTCTTTTTCAAAATGAGACGAGTAACAGAAGCCTTTATTATTACCTTTTTCAGATACTCGTTGCAAAGCTTTTTGGCAAAAAGGTTTTTATTTTTTCTCAGGGAATTGGACCCATTAAAAGATGGTATAATATACTTCTTTTCAAACATGTAATAAAACTTGCAGATTATATTACAGTAAGAGACTATGACTCATTTGATTTTTTGCATAAGCTAAAGATAAATAAAGAGGTTGAACTTTCAGCAGACCCTGCCTTTTTACTGAATCCGTGTTGTGATCAAAAAATTCAAAAACTTTTAGAAGAGTATGATATTGATTTTAGCAAAAAAACAGTGGGCATTGTGGTAAGGAAATGGAAAAAAGAAAAGAATATGACTGACAAAATTGCAGAGATTGCTGACATTCTTATAGAAAATGAAGGGTACAATGTTATATTTATCCCTTTTCAGGGCAAGTGGGACATAATCAAGATAAATGAGATTGTCTCAAAGATGAAAAATAGGCCGTATGTGCTAAGTGAAAAATTATCTGCTCATGAGCTTTTAGGGATTTTTAAGAAATTGGATTTAGTAGTTGGGATGAGGCTTCACGCTCTTGTGTTTGCAGCAAAGATGGGTGTTAAATTCATTGGTATTTCCTATGACCCAAAGATTGACAGTTTTCTAAAGATATATGGGTTTAAACCTGCAGGGTATGTAGACAGTTTCGATGAAAATAATGTGCTAATTAGCGTTCAATATATGCTATCTGATGGGAAAGTAACAAAGAAAATTGATGAGATTACAAAGAACATGACCCAGAAAGCTGAAAAGGCTTTTGAAATATTAAGAGAGGCTTTGAATAATATTAAGAAGAAAGATAGCATAAACATCTTAGGTGTGAGGATTGACTGTGTGAACTTTAAAAAGGCAAAAGAAAAGTGTCTTGAGTTTTTAAATTCCTCATCACCCCATATTGTTTTTACTCCAAATGTAGAAATGATTATGCTTGCACAAAAGGATGAAAAGTTTAAAAAGATTCTAAACTCAAGCGATTTAAATGTTCCAGATGGAATTGGGGTTGTATGGGCATCAAAATATTTTGGTGAAAAACTGTATGAGAGGGTTACTGGCTTTGACCTGATGATGGAATTGATGCCAGAGCTTGAAAGACATCAAAAAAGGGTGTTTTTACTTGGTGCAAAGCCTTCAGTTGCTGAAAAGGCAAAAGAAAATCTTTTAAAGATTTTTAAAAACTTAAGTATCTGTGGTACACACCATGGTTATTTTTCACAAGAAGAAAACGAAAAGGTGATAGAGCTTATAAACTCTTCAAAAGCAGACGTAGTCTTTGTTGCAATGGGCATGAAAAAGCAAGAAGAGTGGATTTACAAAAATAAAAAGAAGCTAAATTGCAAACTCATCATGGGAGTTGGTGGAAGTTTGGATGTACTCTCAGGTGAGGTCAAAAGAGCGCCAAAGATTTTCCAAAAGCTTGGACTTGAGTGGTTTTATAGGCTTATTACCCAGCCTTGGAGATTTAAAAGAATGCTTGCATTGCCCAAGTTTATATTTGTTGTTTTGAAAACTAAACTATTTGGGGGAAGATAG